The Lathyrus oleraceus cultivar Zhongwan6 chromosome 5, CAAS_Psat_ZW6_1.0, whole genome shotgun sequence genome includes the window CCACACTCACCGCACTAGTTTGTTGTGACAATCGTCGCACTAGAAACGAAAGAATATTGTGAGAAAGAGAGGGTTTATTGAACAAACACAAGTGACTGATTCAATTCACAAAGAGAGATAGAAGAGAGGAGAGAAGAAGACTGAGAAACAATATTGgttaaaataatttttttattcaCTTTCTTAATTATGgttaaaaaattacaaatgaaTAACAAGTTAACATCCTATTCTAACAAACTAGCTTACAACCTACATATAGACTCCTAGGATATATATGTCATGTATGAGTGTTAACATCATACTTGACGTACATAACTATTACATAATAAAATACATAACTAATTTAAGTCACTGCATGCTAAATCAgacttcgactacaacatgcaCCTCTTTGACTATTGTATGTTAGATTAGACTTCGATTACAGCATGTCACATTCGAGTCGAACCAAGAGGCTACCCTATCAAGACTAGAATTTGAGCCAAAGtataaatcaaaataatttttaGGATGAGTTCATGATGATGGCCAGAATTCCCTATTCTAGAAGGCCTCTTGATATTTGTCCCAAACAAATACGTGTAGCATTTTAAAAGAATATCGTGAAGTGATGTTTTTAGAGAATAAAGTAAGATCAGTTTTCTTTTATATGCTCACAAATTAATCAAACTATATGCCTTATAATATCAAAATTCTTATCTCAGTTGCTTCTCAAATATATTTATTCTTCTATTGAAACGATTGACATTGACGTGCGTCAATTTGGCCATAAAACTTGCCAAGCAAGAACAATGAACTGCATTGTCCTATACACATCATCTTTTTCCCAACCGCATCCTCTTTTTAGGTATTGGTGGCTGTCAGATACATGAAGGGAATAAGATTCAATATTTATTATCACTTTGAATAATATTGACGATAATAATAACATATAGTATATGCCATTGCCATCATATAAATACACACACTATGGCTATGGTAGTAATCAAGCAATATTAGTTTCATCTACAAAACAAGCAAAGAAAGAGAGAATGTTGAGATCCCAGGACTACCACAACCACATTGCAGGAGTCAGAAGGGAGCCAAGTGTTCTCTCCGACTTCGACCGCTACCCAAACGCTGAAATGGCCTTCAACAAGAGGGTTGTCTACGATGAGGTCGAGGGATCCCACcgccaccaccaccaccacaaccCTGAGATCGTTGAGAGGGTTGAAGTGGTGGAGTATGAACGAGTACCTGAGGTTAGGCCATATGGTGGTGAAGTGATCTATGAAGAGTACATGGATGTTGAAACCAATCAGTATAACCCACGAAGGAACAGGCCAAATGGTCTTGGATTGCAAAAATGGAAAACATACAGAGCATAAGCTTGTGCTTTGTGTTGTGGCTAATTTGCTAGGCAGGCTAAACCCTAACATATGATCACTGTGTGTGGTGGTtgtattaaattaaataaattcctgCTTAGTTAGCTTGTTGTTATTTATGTTATAAATCATGTATGAATGATTAATAAATCATATCTATAGCATGTATTTGAATTAATTAATATGTTATGGGCTATTGCACTGTTTATTTAAACTGTTGTTGTTTAGAGTTCTTGTTCAAACTCGTTTCAGCCAATCTGGTATATACTCTCAACTGGTGCCACTTTCGTTTTTCTTTTGCTGTAAACATCTCAACGAGCTTTGTTTCCGTATCCAAAGTAACACTTTTCCAAACACAGAGCATGAAACCAAACTCATCTTTGAGGACAATTACCAACACTTCAACAAACCCAGTTCTCAGACTTAAACATTGTTATGCTGTTGCACTCAATTCCAATAGCCTTTTATGTGATCCTCGCAATACATATTCCACAAAACTCCTCACAAATATTCCTCAAACTTTTGAAATCTATCTTGATAAAACAAGATTCAAtcactttttttattgattcaAGATCtttgttcttcactcttcacttGAATGATTCAACCATATATTGGTTGCAGGATGATTCTCTAGCACAACGattttaaaaatgaaaagaaatttgaaGTTATGAGAGAGAATTGAGAGAGTATTGGTTATGGAGGAGAAAAGGAAGAATGTATCGATCTTCTCTTGATCTCACTAATCTTATCTTCTACAAATATAAAGTGTCTTCCTATTTATAATGAGATTACTTGCACATCAAATAATCTCAAACTAATAAACCAATTTTGACAAGCTACATCCGCCTCTATCGAATACACACAACTTTGATCACTACAAGTTGTATTCGACTTTCTGTTGAATACATGTAGATTTGACTACTACAAATTGTATTCAACTTTCTGTCGTATACACATAACTTTGACTATTACAAGTTGTATTCGGCTTTCTATTGAATACATGCAGATTCGACTACTACAAATTGTATTCAATTTTCTGTCTAATACATGTAACTTCGACTATGTCGAATCCTACATATACAAACATGTTTAACACAAAGAATTACATATTTACCACACCAaataattcattgtgtctaagctataTGCATTTATCATAGTTCTCAATCTCTTGAACAATTTCACCTGCACATCTTTTGCCATGATGTTTGTTATTTGATTATCAGTTCGGTAGTGTTCCAAGTTCACTTTCTCATTTATTACTTGCTCTCTAAGATAAGGGAATATCATCTTAATGTGTTTGATAATTTCACGTACTATCGGATTTTTGGCCAAATTGATAGCATATATGTTGTCAATTGATGACACTCTGTCATTGCATATTTTCGATCTAAGAATCATATCAAAATAAGTCAAAGAGGAGCAAAGATGAAGGATAAAGACCaaagaaaaatgcaaaaataatGAAGTATGAAGAAATAGGGACTTAGTGAAAATCAGGTGGGAAAAAAAAGCAAAAAACATGCAGCTACTAAAATAATCACGCGCAACATCGCGCACATGATTGAAAAGTATTGTCAACATCACGCGCGTGCAATCTATCACATGTGTGATATGTCATTTTATGGGCCTATTCTTACGTGTTATGGATTGATTTGGTTGATATAAAAGGGAGTTGGGGGCATCTTTTCAAGGGTTATGCGCTTTGAGATTGAAAGTGATAGTAAAAAGCACCAAGAGGGCGACTTTGAGAGCTTGTGAAGCCATTGAAGGCCGGTTCTTCAAGGATTTTAAGATGCAACCTTCATATCATTGTTTGGTATTTGATTATATCGTTATGAATAGTTAAACATCTCTAAGTTAGGTTTTGTTTGATGAACTTATTTTGAACCTGTTGAGACATATGTTTAATTTGTCATTGCATGAATAATTATAGTTATATTTCTATTCAATTGCTTCTTGTGTTTAATGCTctttatgtgagatactcttttaatctgatcTTGGGCACATAAtgaatactgaccattagtctatgtgttggaaCTATGGCAACTGTTatacttacgctggttgaatagtGATAGGAGACCCCAAGTAGTGACATTTGAATTAACGTTCTCTTGCATCACCTAATTTCACCTAAGCTTGTTGAATAGGGATAAGAGACTCCGAGTGAGAATTAGTAAGCTATACACCAAGGGATTGGGTATAATGGCCGTGTTGATTCGCTGTGGAAATATAATGACTTTCTCATTCATGTAATGCATTAGACATTAACAGGGGAGAAATAAGGATTCTAAACAAAATGTGAATGCTTTCATCTTATTTCAGAACAAGTTTTAATTTTTCGCATTCAaactcccccccccccccccccccccccaaattGTTACTTTTTATACTTGCACAATTATTGTTTTGTTAAATAGCAGTCCCTATGGAATCAATATCTTTTTATTATTGCGACATTATCGGTACATTTGTCGAtaagtcatcaagtttttggcgtcaTTGGCGAAGACTATTGATAATTTCAATAAGGCAACACTTGTGCAATGTTTGTTTAGttagttttttatttttgtttttattttctcGTAAATTGTTTAATTACATTGCTATTGAGGTATTTATTATTTGTGTATGTGCAACTCAGGATCGGTATTGAcatcatttgatccataaatTAAAAGGACTGCACATGTCATCAGAAGAGCGGTTAGAGAAGCGACTATAGCTCAAAGAATCTTAGTAGAAGACAATCCACTGATTTTCTTCGGACGCTAAAGAGGGAAATCACCATGGAAGTCGTACCACCACCACCCACTATGGAGGACTACTGCAAAAGAACTAATGAATGACATGTTTCTAGAGGGTTTGTACTGACAGGCCCCATTAAATTTGACATAAAGAATTATGTGCTTTCAGGTTTAAGAGACAATTCGTTCAACGAGATGTAATTAGAGACATGTAGGAGCATCTTGCTCACTTCTACGAAACAACCTCGATGTGCAGGCCAACCGAGGCCACTAAGGACCAAGTCAAGAAGGCTGTTTGGTTTCTCGTTAATTGTAAGAGCCAAAGATTGGTTGATTTTCCTTCCAAATGGAACTATACGGACATGGAAAGAGCTAGAGGACAAATTCTTGGAGAGATTCTTCACCACCATTTATTTTGTTGAGCGAAGAGCTGAAATTACAAATTTTGAGTAGCAGGAAACTGAATTGATGTATGACTCATGGGAAAGGTTTAAAATTTTATTACGTAGGTTCGTAAATCATAACATGAATAACATGAAGAAAATGCAAAATTTTATCAAAGGTCTCAAGAGTCAAACACGCATGCTTCTAGATGCTTCATCGGGAGGCACGATCAGAATAAGGACCAAACCATAAGTTACAGACACGATTGGAAAGACGTCCTTAAATGAATATCGTTCAAAGAGTGAAAGGTCAGCAAAAATTGAAAATGTCGGCACACCCAAAAGTATGTTAGATATTGATACTCATACTGCACTTTTAGCTCAAATTGAATTATTGAATAAAAAGCTAGTTGAAAGCAGCTTGAGTAAAGTTAATGTGAGTCAGGTGCAAGCATTAAGGTATGATTTCAAATGGAGAGGGACATGCAAATGGAATGTGCTCTTTGAAAGGATTGAATGAAGAAGCTCAATTTGCAAATTTCCAGAAAAATAATCCTTATTCTAACACCTACAATCCAGGATGGAAGGATCATTTCAGATGGAGCAATAATCAGAATACAAGTGTTAATCAAGGTATTCAGCAAAATCAACAAGCTTCGATCCAAATGAAACCTTCATCTATAAAAATTCATCTAGGCCACTTATAGCAGTTTTGAACGGGTAAATAAATAGCATGAAACAATGAGTAAGAACCATGATGCATCTATAAAAAAAATTGGAGATGCAAATTGGTCAGCTATCTTGACAAGTAGCTGTTTTACCTAGTTCTGGTGGAGGATTTATAGGTAACATCGTGGATAATCCTAAAACTGGGGCTGACAAGGCATTAGAAATAGGTTTTGAGGTAATCACCAACAAGGGTGGGGATGAAATGGTGGAAGAGGACTTGATTGAAGAGGAAGAAGTAGGGATTGAGAAAGAGGAGATTAAAATTCAGAATGACCAAGCTAAGAAGGGAGTCACCATTGAACAATTAATAGACAAAAACTCCCCTTGGAGAAGTACTAAGAAGCAGATTCTTAATGACCCTAATACATAACTACATGATTACATAAAACTGTCATATCCAATCATTAAGAAGAAACCATTACATGAAGATGAGGCAGGGTTGTTTTCCAAGATTAAAGAGATATGACCAAGCTTCAGGTAAGTATTTGTTTTCACGAAGTTTTAGAGCTAATGCTCAAGTTTGCTAAACTTATGAAGACAATACTAAATGGTACAAAGCATAAGTTGGACAAAGAACATATAAACATGATTGAGAAATATGATACGACAGTACTCGAAACAATGTCACAAAAGCTGAAAGATCCAGGTAAGTTTACCATCTATTGAACCATTGGTGGGGTAAAGATATCACTTGCTCTATGTGATTTAGGATCGAGTATCAATGTAATGTAATGCCCATTAATAAGGCTAAATAATTGAATTTAGGAAAGATCATACAGAGTAATATTACTCTTACCTTGGTTGATTTATCTGTTACTTACCCTCATGGTATCTTACAAGACATGTTAGTACATTCTATGGTCTAGTTTTTCTTGCAGATTTTATGGTAGTCGACATGAAGGGAGATACAAGTGGTTCAGTTATTCTCGGACGCCCATTCTTGGCAACCGGGAAAGCATTAATAGATGTGGAAACTAGTGAACTTAGCTTGAAGTTCAATAAGGAAAAGTGGTGTTTAATGTGTATTAATGGACACCGTATATAGATGATATGGAAACATGCTACGTGGAAGAAAAAGATAGCAAGGTTGacaaagaaaagaagaaaggtAAATTATCCGGCGTGAGGGTCTCCCTTGCGCCTGACGTGCCTTAGGCATGGACCGTCAAGCTAATGACAATAAAGAAGCTCTGGATCAGAGGCAACCCATTTGTAAGTAAGTGTTTAAATTTTTTGAGTTTAATTTTGTTTATGATAACATGTATATTTTGTGTGTTTTGTTGCAAGAAAAGAGAGCAGGTGAAAAAGAAGaaggaaagaaaatgaaagagaatAAGAGAAGAGGAAAAGGAGGAAGCCCTTGGAAAAATCACGTAGGCCATCGTACGTATGATAAGACTATATCGCGCACACGATGGCTACATAACATGCGTGATAGAGATGTTGGAGGAATATGTAAACTGTTAGTATCACACAAGTGATAGACATATAACACACGTGATATAGACGTTGGCTAAGAGACATTGGAAGACCGTTAGCATTGCGCGCGATGGACGTATaatgtgttggtgtaagccctagaggccaatacttttggtacttgtatcgaattatttattaataataaaaggctttttctttattacgtttgtttagtaaagtccctggaatagatagtccgtttaatgtattaagtgtgacttaatcatgagagcacattaaacataaggacattattcttaaagtatccgtagtcgagctttagtgtgaagtgggataacattaaagcattaagactattatgtttgtagactgatgatcacatctcatggatcatggataaagagttatcaagtcttaaacataggtatgaatattatgagtaatatttataccggattgacccgctatgagaatactatatagaaagttatgcaaggtgtcataagttattctcatggtgataatagtgtattccactcttcgacctgaaaccactatggatcctagatgtagattcgagtgctttattgttgatccaacgttgtccgtaactggataaccataaagacagttgatgggtactccataaagcatgctgagggacatgagtgacctagatggaatttgcccatcctgcgtaacaggataaatgtctatgggcccaatattgaactggacaaggatgacacggtctataccttgtgttcaatatagacataagggcaaaagggtaattatacacataattattatcacagaaggttttgtcagatcacatgacattttcgtgtcttgggtagcagtgatgtgttgctagataccgctcactgtttattatgttaaatacatgatttaatataattgccaacgccgcgaaaacctacagggtcacacacaaaggacggattgatgagagatagagtaactaaggaatatcgtaaggtacggtacccttaagtgaattatagaacatcgtaaggtacggtgtacttgagtagaatacgaaatatggtaaggtaccatgggcttaagtgattttgggcatattataagatatgggccaaaatacacttaagtgggctttttagcttgaagcccacacaagtggttctataaatagaacccttgtgcagtagcaaaaatttgcggttgcattatttcgtttttctctctctttctctctcactcaaagccttcattcgtaccagctagcactgagattgaaggaagccgttcgtgtggactgagtagagacgttgtcatcgttcaacgttcgtgatcgtttcgtggatctgcatcaaagggttttgatcgttacaagagatctgcaccaaaggtttcaaccgtcacaagaggtaaatattctatcactgatcatgaccattcgtaaggatctctaaaggagaaattttaatttccgctgcgctttgggtcgcaaattctccttcagtggtatcagagccacttacgaaaccatgactcggataggtgtttaatttctgtattaatatgattaaaagacagaatgaatcaattaattaaacgggtaattaaatttggcatcatgagtgtacgagttggatgattgatgttgactatgcttcggaattcgacattagtatggtgaagcagcgatacatcgatcgtccataggttacgcaattgagaccgatcaacttatatatgatataagtaatcctaatgcaaagtacagtatatgtgatatactgtttctatttcattcattcgaacactaaatgattgttttcctttgagcgatcaatggtcatttgcttcggaatccgagattagtatggtgaagcaatgacatgttgatcaatcatactgaatcaacaatcgaggtatgtttgacggtctgaaattggcgcattagggttggtgacggcgcaagggttgtgccgtcaaggagttgtcaatttagggtttttggaacacgtgtgttgactgtttcaaagtttgttaattggccgcgtgaagctcgtgtgacgagcataacaagcgtaacaaactggatgcgtAACGGTCGTAACAAGACGCGTGACTTTCGTAACAGACCCATAGAttgacctgtgacggtcgtaacagaCTCACAGAATTTTAGGCATTTCTGTtttgacctgtgacggtcgtaacaaccctgtgacgctcgtcacactcacattgcctgtgacggtcatcacacgcctgtgacggtcgtcacactcccagagtcaaaattttggggtttctgttttgtgcctgcgcaagagttgtgtggaaccaccgtccgctgaccgggcagcggaacccccggctaactctgcgtagtgtgatcggtcgccgaaatttaatttggttttaattaattaaaggaattaaaatttaataataacaatgtgtttattattattgccttgtggtgatcagttatggccttagtctttctttactttgttttgggtttttttaatacgacctgcgtgtcgtgcctctccttttgatctcttaacgtaacttcttttctcatctcaaaccctcgtatgtaaaacgagtttcttctggaatgtaatactgtgaagaaagagaagaagacaatgttatgaagaaagagaagaattcaagatcaaaggaggacaaccttgaagatcttgcttggagaagcttagagaagaattcaatactaaaggaggacaaccttgaagatcttgcttggagaagcttagatcgttattaggttagcttaggttctctcattggcttgggagaacaattgcgctaggggccataactgtttcatt containing:
- the LOC127083714 gene encoding uncharacterized protein LOC127083714 → MPLPSYKYTHYGYGSNQAILVSSTKQAKKERMLRSQDYHNHIAGVRREPSVLSDFDRYPNAEMAFNKRVVYDEVEGSHRHHHHHNPEIVERVEVVEYERVPEVRPYGGEVIYEEYMDVETNQYNPRRNRPNGLGLQKWKTYRA